One genomic region from Myxocyprinus asiaticus isolate MX2 ecotype Aquarium Trade chromosome 27, UBuf_Myxa_2, whole genome shotgun sequence encodes:
- the LOC127418229 gene encoding uncharacterized protein LOC127418229, with protein MAESARHITIQRGKTLPQFQRCKSCCHYYHCPFCAASVFKPTTMNKLKMHLQSHYGKAFVHGDFLIHRCGLGCRASLHYHCLYCASTVLRRDDFTNHLQVCKRKPIPTSAIEMPLTTRPTVTYLVVKEIPSTSIANITASTINESSSTNCTTVTASMVNESPSATDTTLTAPAINESLFTIDASVIASTINKSLPTTSTTKTAVAIFKRETKTAATSSSTKISLGRVRVRPVIKRRCPICNTLMNRHNLQTHIDRRHTEQPIKDINAKFHLTSQCIDKSNGIFTVLKVSKGHSIPLHIQYKTWGENHRVVCESNECQVNMEVAQRSGLLSYQCKHIRSVTYCMSSAGQVTLEEEVLTEMVKTVRFSEINKNACLARQRLANSSCTPLSVHTTIGVPQTKKYISVFEPNESHYSRLGRVMVVYNTKSNTWHCPCAKVRRSCVHKHVAQWHLFQTHRKLFSTVFNTEESVLKEHEYAYTGEECITDDNTAYPPEGLELENMVNYIFQNKKIPAGLPDNIRVPSTDKDYPRHLFPHEIECQRCPGTALLSDPMLITQRAKILTNWRIIEDVATYCKRCPQCGMFYRYQEWKDCLHNFNDHIILDTPLCFTLRNLLQVHTAMSRAVDFLQLMTGVEFPLPDTMLHAYLHFEALTDHEYKYSCASCGDHPPVVLVAGFQGGFQLSVSDIEESPENFKGQVNLEKFWEAVSKEMIGRGFVASDGHNPFAVPPTFHFWAPWIGKSTRCSDTVLNTEFEKVSRSASEISEMTASEERLREKLYKQKVDVIRTLCKECGLDSTGSHSDLLLRLSKEIKSRQTYDKVFEKIWATSGGWEVVICPCGIVYSLKCNLHAESPRDFADLLLSWRHMPNVIIYDFAQGLATHTNLRAPEKVLISPFEGCLMEPTQANIELAQSGMLAVSLPWLDAKKTVADLHGHPVTGSSDHYVLYDPFQEINTEDSGDVLRKFTLVPQLAGKVNSQAAEQLLDKMKKNSYFLNMSSPSTHLFQMRNIIHHYNEYKNKSRTVWMSCDGEDD; from the exons ATGGCGGAAAGCGCG AGACATATTACAATTCAGAGAGGGAAAACATTACCTCAGTTTCAGCGATGCAAAAGTTGTTGTCACTATTACCACTGCCCTTTTTGTGCAGCCAGTGTCTTTAAGCCTACGACAATGAAcaaattaaaaatgcatcttCAAAGCCACTACGGAAAGGCCTTTGTCCATGGAG ACTTCCTTATTCACAGATGTGGATTGGGCTGTAGAGCATCACTCCATTACCACTGTTTGTACTGTGCAAGTACAGTTCTAAGGAGAGATGATTTTACAAACCATTTACAAGTCTGTAAACGTAAACCGATTCCTACTTCAGCCATAGAAATGCCATTAACCACCAGGCCAACAGTGACTTACCTAGTAGTCAAAGAAATACCGTCAACCTCCATTGCAAATATAACTGCTTCAACGATCAACGAATCATCGTCAACAAACTGTACAACAGTGACCGCTTCAATGGTCAATGAATCGCCCTCAGCAACCGATACAACACTGACTGCTCCAGCAATCAACGAATCACTGTTTACAATTGATGCATCAGTGATTGCATCAACAATCaacaaatcactgccaaccaccAGTACAACAAAGACTGCTGTGGCAATCtttaaaagagaaacaaaaaCCGCAGCCACCTCATCATCCACCAAAATTTCCCTGGGCAGGGTTCGTGTGCGGCCCGTTATTAAAAGAAGATGCCCAATTTGCAATACCCTCATGAATAGACACAACCTACAGACACATATTGACCGCAGACACACTGAACAGCCAATAAAGGACATTAATGCCAAGTTCCACCTGACCAGCCAGTGTATTGACAAGTCAAACGGCATATTTACAGTTCTTAAAGTTTCAAAAGGACACAGTATACCACTGCACATACAGTACAAGACCTGGGGAGAAAACCACAGAGTCGTCTGCGAATCCAACGAGTGCCAGGTGAACATGGAAGTGGCGCAGAGGAGCGGCCTGCTGTCATACCAATGCAAGCATATCCGGTCAGTGACCTACTGCATGTCTTCGGCCGGACAGGTCACCCTGGAAGAAGAAGTTTTGACAGAGATGGTAAAAACAGTTCGGTTTAGCGAGATAAATAAAAATGCGTGCCTTGCTCGGCAGCGGCTCGCCAACAGTAGCTGCACGCCACTGTCTGTTCACACCACAATCGGCGTTCCGCAAACAAAGAAATACATTTCCGTTTTCGAACCCAATGAGTCCCATTACAGTCGTTTGGGGCGTGTCATGGTTGTCTACAACACCAAATCAAACACATGGCATTGCCCCTGTGCCAAAGTGAGGCGTTCATGTGTACACAAACACGTTGCCCAGTGGCACCTATTCCAAACACACCGCAAGCTGTTCTCAACAGTCTTCAACACGGAAGAATCGGTACTTAAAGAGCATGAGTATGCATACACAGGGGAGGAATGCATCACAGATGACAATACTGCATATCCCCCGGAAGGTCTGGAACTGGAAAATAtggtaaattacatttttcagaacaaaaaGATACCTGCCGGCCTGCCAGACAATATACGTGTACCATCAACGGACAAAGACTACCCAAGACATCTTTTTCCACATGAAATTGAATGTCAGAGATGTCCAGGCACTGCCCTCCTTAGTGATCCTATGCTGATTACACAAAGGGCAAAGATACTCACCAACTGGCGCATTATTGAAG ATGTCGCCACCTACTGTAAGCGGTGCCCGCAGTGTGGAATGTTTTATCGGTACCAAGAGTGGAAAGACTGCCTCCATAACTTCAATGACCACATCATCCTTGACACACCATTGTGTTTTACCTTGAGAAACCTTCTCCAG GTCCATACTGCCATGAGCCGAGCAGTTGATTTTTTACAGCTCATGACAGGTGTGGAGTTTCCACTGCCAGACACCATGCTGCATGCATATTTACACTTCGAGGCTCTTACAGATCATGAATACAAGTATTCATGTGCTTCCTGTGGCGATCATCCTCCAGTGGTGCTCGTGGCTGGGTTTCAGGGTGGTTTCCAGTTATCAG TAAGTGACATTGAGGAATCTCCAGAGAATTTTAAAGGGCAGGTCAATCTGGAAAAGTTTTGGGAAGCGGTGTCCAAAGAGATGATTGGTCGAGGATTTGTTGCAA GTGATGGACATAATCCATTTGCAGTACCACCAACTTTTCACTTTTGGGCTCCTTGGATTGGCAAGAGCACACGATGTTCAGACACTGTGCTAAACACAGAGTTTGAAAAAGTTTCAAGGTCTGCATCTGAGATCTCAGAAATGACAGCTTCAGAAGAAAGGCTTCGAGAAAAACTTTACAAACAGAAG GTTGACGTGATAAGAACATTATGCAAAGAATGTGGTTTGGACTCCACCGGATCTCATAGTGACCTCCTACTTAGATTgtcaaaagaaataaaatcaagaCAAACATATGACAAAGTCTTTGAGAAAATCTGGGCTACCTCTG GAGGCTGGGAAGTGGTCATTTGCCCCTGTGGAATTGTGTACAGTTTGAAATGCAATCTTCATGCTGAGAGCCCTCGAGACTTTGCTGACTTACTGTTATCCTGGAGACACATGCCAAATGTCATCATTTatgactttgcacagggtcttGCAACCCACACCAATCTGAGGGCACCAGAAAAGGTCCTCATCTCTCCATTTGAAGGATGCTTGATGGAACCCACTCAAGCTAATATAGAACTGGCCCAGAGTGGAATGTTGGCAGTTTCACTGCCTTGGCTGGATGCTAAAAAGACAGTGGCAGATCTCCATGGACACCCAGTGACAGGCTCCTCTGATCACTACGTGCTGTATGATCCGTTTCAGGAAATCAATACTGAAGACAGTGGGGATGTTCTAAGGAAGTTCACATTAGTACCACAGCTGGCTGGGAAAGTGAACAGTCAGGCTGCAGAGCAACTGTTGGACAAGATGAAGAAAAACAGCTACTTTTTGAACATGTCTTCACCATCAACACATCTGTTTCAAATGAGGAATATAATTCACCACTATAATGAGTACAAAAACAAGAGCCGGACAGTTTGGATGAGCTGTGATGG agAAGACGATTGA
- the LOC127417545 gene encoding craniofacial development protein 2-like → MHKITTWNVRGMSQGKLDIIKREMTRLNIDLLGISELHWKDNGHFQSDDFSVYYSGHQELRTNGVAFIAHKNITHAVESYTTISDRIMAICIRGKPLNITVLQVCAPMTDAPEDESKCFYAKIEEALEQVPKKYIVYIIGNNAKVGSQEEWNIVGWFGLGKRNDAGECLVRFCHENHLRVSNTWFMQPKCCLYTWTAPNGQHRNQIDYILCSQCWKSSVLAIKTFPGAECGSDHELLVATIKVKFCNIKKNAPPKRFDVSKVPVLYTEQIITVWHCRKKAG, encoded by the coding sequence ATGCACAAGATCACAACGTGGAACGTCCGCGGAATGAGTCAAGGGAAACTGGACATCATCAAGCGAGAAATGACCAGACTCAACATAGATTTGCTTGGAATCAGTGAATTACACTGGAAAGATAACGGCCACTTCCAATCGGATGACTTTTCAGTGTATTATTCTGGACATCAAGAACTTAGAACGAATGGAGTGGCCTTCATAGCACACAAGAACATCACCCATGCAGTCGAGAGCTACACCACCATTAGTGACCGCATAATGGCCATTTGTATCCGTGGAAAGCCGCTCAATATCACGGTTTTACAAGTCTGTGCACCAATGACAGATGCTCCAGAAGATGAAAGCAAATGCTTTTATGCCAAAATTGAGGAAGCACTGGAACAGGTGCCCAAAAAGTATATCGTTTATATCATAGGCAACAACGCAAAGGTTGGCAGTCAGGAAGAATGGAACATCGTAGGCTGGTTTGGACTGGGTAAAAGGAACGATGCTGGTGAATGTTTGGTCCGATTCTGTCATGAAAACCATCTCAGGGTctcaaatacatggttcatgcaaCCTAAATGCTGTCTGTACACCTGGACAGCCCCCAATGGACAGCATCGCAATCAGATTGACTACATCCTTTGCAGTCAATGCTGGAAAAGTTCAGTCCTTGCCATCAAAACATTCCCTGGTGCTGAATGCGGTTCTGACCACGAGCTGCTTGTAGCCACCATCAAGGTGAAATTCTGCAACATTAAAAAGAATGCTCCACCAAAGCGATTTGATGTCTCCAAGGTTCCTGTTTTATACACAGAACAGATTATAACTGTGtggcactgcagaaaaaaagctGGATGA
- the trmt112 gene encoding multifunctional methyltransferase subunit TRM112-like protein has translation MKLLTHNMLTSHVKGVTKGYPLIIKATEIKVNEVDFNPEFVTRMIPKLEWGALVQAAEGLGHSQDLPSTLTANFENDEEFLRKVHKILLEVEVIEGCLQCPESGREFPISKGVPNMLLNEDES, from the exons ATGAAGCTTTTAACGCATAATATGTTGACATCTCACGTGAAAGGCGTGACAAAAGGATACCCGCTAATTATCAAG GCGACAGAGATCAAAGTGAATGAAGTGGATTTTAACCCAGAGTTTGTGACCCGAATGATACCAAAGTTAGAGTGGGGTGCGTTAGTCCAGGCAGCAGAAGGG CTTGGACATTCTCAAGACCTGCCCAGCACACTCACAGCAAACTTTGAAAATGATGAAGAATTTCTGCGCAAAGTTCACAAAATTCTGCTGGAG GTTGAGGTTATAGAGGGTTGTTTGCAGTGTCCGGAGTCTGGCAGAGAGTTTCCCATCTCCAAAGGGGTTCCCAACATGTTACTCAATGAAGATGAGTCATAG